GAGCCAACAAAAGCAACTGTCGGCGAGTATCTATCAGACTGGATGAAGGATATAGCGATTCCACGGTTGAGGACCCGCACGGCCATGGAGTATGAGGGCTTACTAAAGCGTTATGTCTACCCTACTTTAGGACAGAGGAAGCTAATGCAGTTGACTCCGCAAGAAATCCAAAAACTCTACAATGACATGCTGGAGAGGGGACTATCAGCCCGAACCGTTAGATTTACCCATGCGGTATTGAGGAGCGCACTTAATCAGGCCGTAAAATGGGGAATGATTCCGAAGAATCCTGCATTACTTGTTGACTTGCCCCGGCAAGAGCGGAAGGAAATGCGCGTCCTCTCCAAGGAGCAGGTGGAGAAATTCCTTGAGACGGCCAAAGAGGACCGATGGTATACCTTATTTCTTTTGGCCGTGACTACGGGAATGAGGCCGGGAGAATATTTGGCACTGCAATGGAAAGATATTGACTTTGCGACAGGGAAATTGAGCGTATGCCGGACTCTAGTATATCGCGGCGGAGGCTGGCACTTCACCGAGCCAAAGACGTCGAGGAGCAGACGGACGATTAAGCTGCCCCCTACAGTGACGCAGGCATTAAAGGCGCACAAGGTAAAGCAGTTGGAGGAACGACTTGCAGCGGGCCCGGAATATGAGGATATGGGACTTGTTTTCGCGACTAGAAAAGGCCGTCCCCTGCAAG
The genomic region above belongs to Bacillota bacterium and contains:
- a CDS encoding site-specific integrase, with protein sequence MAGQIIQRGDNIFLVRVFLGRDEGGNRRYHNKTIHGTKKDAQKYLTAVLRERDLGNFVEPTKATVGEYLSDWMKDIAIPRLRTRTAMEYEGLLKRYVYPTLGQRKLMQLTPQEIQKLYNDMLERGLSARTVRFTHAVLRSALNQAVKWGMIPKNPALLVDLPRQERKEMRVLSKEQVEKFLETAKEDRWYTLFLLAVTTGMRPGEYLALQWKDIDFATGKLSVCRTLVYRGGGWHFTEPKTSRSRRTIKLPPTVTQALKAHKVKQLEERLAAGPEYEDMGLVFATRKGRPLQELDILRQHFRPVLEAAGLPKDIRLYDLRHTCATLLLAGGINPKIVSEMLGHSSVVMTLDTYSHVLPDMQQGAVDRLEAMLFGGTH